Genomic segment of Theobroma cacao cultivar B97-61/B2 unplaced genomic scaffold, Criollo_cocoa_genome_V2, whole genome shotgun sequence:
TTTCCTTTTTTGGGTGTTTTAGGGCCTTCTCTTTGATGAATGGGGGATGAACCGATCTCGCTTCCAATCTCTCGTCTTCCCCAATTCGTTGCTCACAAttgttttcttcctctatCATATGCATGGTCCAATCATCCTTCACATTTTTACTATGCTCCATTCTATTGCTATTTCCAtttatttctctattttcttagtcttttctctttcttttttacattACCAGACTCTATTTCATTCCCTATCAATTATGatcctttttcaaaatattgcaaACATTTCTTACTTTATCATGCTCTTTATTAAGtatcattccaattttatgacAAATGCAATGCAATGTACTCATATCTCCTCTCTTGGCAGAATGGAAATGATAACAATGTTGGGAGCAGAAAGGCtatttatcattaaaaaaaaaagtttttacaATCAAGCATAATGACAAGGATCAAGGGAAAATCAATTAATACAAAAGGGATATAGTTCTTTCTTAATGACTGTTCCAATAGATATTGACAGTAGTCTCAAAATTTTATCCCGAAACAGGCACATTTGTCAGCTCCCTTGTCTTTTGTATGAACATCTCGGATCATGATGTTCACCCATTCTGTGTTAAGCTTTTGTAGTACTTGGACCTCCTTTGTGTCTAGATCGCCCTTTCGGGTTTTCGCCCTAAACACATCTCCCAGATTCAAGCCGCCTTTTTaggttttcaacttgaaaattttcttttttttttttatttttgcaaaatatttcttgacaGCATCGGCATTCACCGGGTTGGAAAACTCCCTTCCGTCCATCTCCGCCAAAATTAGTGCTTCTCTTGAAAAAGCTTTCTTCACCACAAATGGTCCTTCCCAATTCGGTGTCCATTTCCCGCGAAGATCATGCTGGTTCGGGagaattcttttcaatacTAATTCTCCTTTTCGGAACTATCGAGGATGTGCCTTCTTGCCATATGCCCTCATCATTCTCTTTTGATATAACTGCCCATGGCAAAGTGCTgtcaaccttttttttttataagattcAATTGCTCATAATGAGCATTAACCCATTCGGTTTCTTCCAACTGTACTTCTTTAAGGACCCGAAGGGAAGGAATTTCTACTTCAATTGGCAAAACTGCTTCCATCCCATACACCAAAAAGAACGGTGTAGCTTCCGTGGAAGTTCGGACTGTTGTGCGATAAGCATGCAAAGCAAAGGGTAACTTCTCATGCCAATTTTTGTATACATCTgtcatcttttcaattatcCTTTTGATGTTCTTGCTGGCTGCTTCTACCGCTCCATTCATCTTTGGGCGATAAGGCGTTGAATTGTGATGCTTGATCTTGAACTTGGCATAAACCTCTTTCATCATTGAACCATTGAGGTTACTAGCGTTATCTGTGATGATCCTTTTCGGGAGACCATAGGGCATATTATTNGCTTGATCTTGAACTTGGCATAAACCTCTTTCATCATTGAACCATTGAGGTTACTAGCGTTATCTGTGATGATCCTTTTCGGGAGACCATAGGggcatattatttctttttggatgaaCTTACATACCACTTTCTGGGTCACATTGGATAAGATGCTGCTTCTACCCATTTAGTGGAGTAGTCAATTGCCACCAGAATAAATCGATGCCCATTTGATGCCTTCGGGGTTATCAACCCAATCACATCCATGCCCCACATTGAGAATGGCCATGGTGATGTCAATACATGCAGTGAATTAGCAAGGGTGTGGATTCTGTCCGCATATATCTAACACTTGTGACACTTTCGAGCGAAATCTATACAATCCGTTTCCAACGTGAGCCAGTAATACCTTGCTCTCATGACTTGCCTTGCCAACTTATGTCCACTTGCATGTGCTCCACAAATTCCTTCGTGAACTTCCTCAACTATTCTCTAAGCTTCGGCTGAATCCACGCATCTCAAAAGCGTTTGATCCctacttctcttgtataaGATGTTCCCATCCAAGAAGAAATTCATTACCAACCTTCTAAtggttttcttatcattttctgaGCTTTGATCCGGGTACTGCTGAAACTTGAGATAATGCACAATATCATGGTACCACGGTTTCTCAtctatttcttcttctacACTGGAGCAGTGTGTGGGGCACTCTCGAAGATTAATCATGATGGGTTGAATCTTGACATTGGTACCAACTTTGAACATTGCCGCTAGCGTGGCTAATGCATCGGCCATTTGGTTCTCCTCTCGGGGCAAATGGGTGAAGCAaatcttatcaaaattttcaattagcTTTGAAACATACTTGTGATATCGGACTAACTTTAAGTCACGTGTCTCCCATTCTCCTCGCAACTgataaataactaaaacaGAGTCCCCATACACTTCCAAAATGTGAATTTTCCTCTCGATTGCTGCCTGAAGACCCATGACACAAGCTTCATATTCAGCCACATTATTGGTGCAATAGAAGTTGAGTTTAGCTATGACGGGATAATGATCTCCTTCTGGTGACACTAACACCGCCCCTATGCCATGCCTCAAGGCATTCGAAGCTCTGTCGAAAAACATCTTTCAATTCTCTTTCTCCGATTCCTCCCCACTTGTTTGGCATATTGACATCAAGTCCTCATCCAGAAACTCAAACTCCATTAGTTCATAATCTTCTTCCACCCTTTTTGCAAGAAAATCTGCGATTGCACTTCCTTTGATAGTTTTTTGGGAcacatacacaatatcatattCAAACAATAACACTTGCCATCTTGCCACTCTACCTGATAATGAGGGTTTCTCGAAGATGTATTTAATAGGATCCAACTTCGCAATGAGCCAAGTGGTATGATATAGCATGTACTACCTCAGTCGATGCGTCGTCCATGCTAAAGCACAACACATCTTTTCCAACGAGGAATGCTTGGACTCGTATTCAGTGAACTTTTTACTCAAGTAGAAAACTGCCCTTTCTTTCTTACCAGTTTCATCATGTTGTCCTAACACACATCCCATGGATCCTTCATTTACTGTCAAGTATAAGAGGATGGGTCTCTCGACCACAAGTGGTACCAATACTGGCGGACTCAACAGATATTCTTTAACCTTGTCAAAAGTAACTTGACACTCTTTATTCCATGCCCCAGGATTATGTTTGCAAATGAGTTTGAAGATCGGGTCACATTTGAGTGTGAGCTGTGATATGAACCGGGCTATATAATTTAATCTTCCCAAAAATCCTCTAACTTCTTTTTGCGTTTTGGGAGGAGGCAAATTACGGATTACTTGAACCTTATCCGGGTCAACTTCTATTCCTCTTTCACTGACGACGAAACTCAGTAGCTTTCCTGAAGTGACTCTAAAAGTGCACTTTGCCAGATTGAATCTGAGCTGAAATTTTCGTAACCTCTTAAATAATCTTTCAAGATTGGTCGCATGGTCCTCTATTTTGCGAGCTTTTACAatcatatcatccacatacaccTCAACCTCTCTGTGCATCATATCATGGAAGAGAGTCACCATAGCCCGCTAATAAGTTACCCTGGCATTTTTCAAACCGAATGGCATTACCTTATAACAAAAGGTCCCCCACATAGTTATGAAGGTAGTTTTCTCTCTATCCTCTGGTGCCatcttaatttggttataCTCTGAAAAGCCATCCATAAAGGAAAACACGGAATGACGGGCAGTATTGTCAACAAGGGTGTCAATGTGGGGAAGaggaaaattatcttttgggCTAACTCTATTCAAGTTTCGATAATCCACACACATTCTCACTTTCTCGTCTTTCTTAAGTATTGGGACAATATTTGCAACCCATTCAGGGTAATTAGCTACTTCCAAGAATCTTGCATCGAACTGCTTTTTCACctcttatttaattttcaacagcATTTCAGGTTTCATTCTTCTCAACTTTTGCTTAATCGGTTTGCATTCGGGTTTCAAAGGTAGTTTATGGGCTACAATGTCTGTATTGAGTCTTGGCATATCTTGATAGGACCATGCAAACACATCTATATATTCATGGAGTagctttattagtttttctttttccattggCACCAACGTCATACCAATTCtaacttctttcttatttttttcatttcttaaatttatcGTTTCAAGTGTCTCTTGATGTGGGACAATTTGTCTCCCCTCCTGTTCTACTAGTCTTAACAAGTCCGGAGTTAAATCATAATCCTCCACATTTTCTGTATCGTCAAGTTCACTAACACTTGTACCTTTTTCGAAATTAACTTCAAAACCACTGTCATTATCATTTTCGCATTCATTATTTGGAATCTTGGAAGGTAAAGGGGATTGAAATATGCAGAGCTATTCTATAGATAAACagttaaaataaattgatgaaatgacaCGAATGGAAATGGTTAATCATGAGGAGAGATATAAGAAATGCACTACGCATGTCAATTTATtagaatgataaatgataaaaagccCGATACATAAAATTCCAATGCTTTTGGGCATAAGCATGGATGTTTAGTTTATATTACTTTAAAATTGAATCACAAGTGACCGGTAAACTCATGGTGGTCCAGCTGCTCAACTTTAGATTCGGTGGCCCGAGGTATGTAGTAGGAATCCCATCCACATTTCCTGACTGTTCTTCACCTTCCTCCGTTGCACATATTGATAAATCAGAAAAGGCTTCCCTTAAAGCTGACATTGATTCTCGGCTCTGAACGGTGAGTGATTCAGGAAAGATGCAACCTCCAGATCGGAATGTCTCGTAGAGATGAGGATATATCATTCCTTAGATTTCCAACTCATGCCCCTTAAATCGAGCCAACCTttcctttattcttttgactatcatttcttctctttccttcttagTTGGCTTATACCCCAGGCCaaacctttcttcatttttggtaGTACGTATGAGCCTTCTAATGCCTTGTAGTTCTCTTCCAGTCCTACCCCCGCTCGGTATCCTTTCCCTATTATCTGATTGACAGCTATCTTGGTGGTTTTGGAAAGCCTCGGAATAGACGGTGTGGTTCTTTCTCCAATATATGTGGTGTTAACAAACTCGAAGGATCAGAAAGAACATTCAGGCACTTTTTCTGCCGCTTCTACGTAAGGAGTATCTGCTGGCTTGCTTATGAGTAAGTCCTCTTCCCCGTTAACACAGACAATCTTCCCATCCATGATGAACTTGACCTTTTGATGAAGAGATGAAGGTATGGCCCCAGCCATATGGATCCAAGGTCTTCCCAATAAATAATTGTATAAAGGAGCGATATCCATAACCTGAAATTCAATGGTAAAGGTACACGGGCCAATTTCTATCGGTATCTCAATGTCCCCTACTACTTCTCTCCTTGTTCCGTCGAAGGCTCTCACGATCATCTGACTCTTTCGCATGTAAGACATGTTGATAGGTAAACGAGCCAAGGTCCTTATAGGCATCACATTTAAAGACGATCTGTTGTCAAGCAGTACCTTTACGACGGTATAGCCTTTACATTTGGTAGTGATATGCAAGGCTTTGTAATTTCCTCTACCTCTAGAAGGGATTTCTTCATCGCTAAAGGATATTATGTTATCCACCGAAATGTTCCCAACGATGTAGTCCAAAATTTCAACTGAGATATCGCGATCCACATATGCTTGGTTCAGAATCCTCATCAAAGAGTTCCTATGTGGTTACGAGCTGAGAAGCAAAGATAGTAGTGAAATACTAGTGGGCAACCTGTTCAATTGCTCGACCACATTGTACTCACTATGTTTGATGAACTTGAGGAACTCGACAGCTTCTTTTTTCGTCATCTGTCCTTTTGAGCCATCTGTCGATTTCTGAGGTTGCACCTTTTCTTCTCTCGAACTTtgctctttttcctttcccttcTCATTCTTGAGATTCTCCAATGTTTTCGGTGAATAGCAACGTCCGCTACGGGTAATCCCTCCAACACTAGTTATATTTGCAGCATCATCTTGAGATTCAGCTATCTATTTCTTCGCTTTTAAAACTTGTACACTGCAGTTGTAGTTCCATGGGACAACTTTGTCATCTTTGTAGGGAAAGGGTTTAGGGACTTCGATGATCATCTTGGCATGGGTTCTGTCCTCCACAAACTCTCCTCTTGGTTCAtaaaaaatggttaaaggttTTATCTTCATTAGGTGAGTGAACTCCTTGGATATCATGTTTACTGCTGACTCTGAAGCTTCCATATAAAACTCGATCCTTGATTCGTCCATCATTCTTTGCACTTCCTTCCGAAAAGAACTACAATCTTGGATTAAATGCCCCACACATCCTTTGTGATACAAGCAACATAGTATTTGGATATCTCCCGAGTCATTCACATTAGGACATTCTGACCAAATCTCGAGCATATTGGCTTTTACCAAGGCTTCAAATACTTTCTCCATGGGGGTTTCCACTTCCTGAATGTTCATTTTAACATACACTTCCCTTTCGATTGCATTTAGCCCTGCCCCAGCATGATTTGGCAGTGGGTTGTTGTTAACATTCTGTTCCGACTTTTTTTCAAAGTTCAAGATTCCTGCCTTGATCAACCCTTGCACCTTTTGCTTGAATGCCGTGCAATTCTCGATCGAGTGACCTTCGATTCCATAATGATAATCACAGTGGGTGAAAGTATCTTACCATCTCGGGAATGGAGGTTTTAATGGCTCTATGTATAAAGGTGCCACCATATG
This window contains:
- the LOC108663956 gene encoding uncharacterized protein LOC108663956 → MFFDRASNALRHGIGAVLVSPEGDHYPVIAKLNFYCTNNVAEYEACVMGLQAAIERKIHILEVYGDSVLVIYQLRGEWETRDLKLVRYHKYVSKLIENFDKICFTHLPREENQMADALATLAAMFKVGTNVKIQPIMINLRECPTHCSSVEEEIDEKPWYHDIVHYLKFQQYPDQSSENDKKTIRRLVMNFFLDGNILYKRSRDQTLLRCVDSAEA